AGGCGTTCCATCTCCTCCTGGACACCTATCACCCAAGGCTGGCGATAATgaaacccatcagccttgttgATAACATAAACACATCAGACTCGcacaactaaaataaaatttatactaaTTTGCCAAGTGAGAGTAATGCATGGAAGAAGCGGTTTGTATCTCTTACCTCGTAGTTTATGCAGGTGAAGAAGCGCTTCCCAGGAAGAGTGTCATACTCCTCCTTCACCTGAACCTCGTCAATGATTCTCCCACCACAGGGACATCTTCTGGGAATCCCGTATTGTGAATCGGCCACGTTTCTTAACATGTTGAAGTACTCCTGTTGCCTCTTtctatctcttctctcttctgcgGGATCCATCTGAACCAGAGAAGCAAACTGATTACAACATAATCACGAAAAATATGATGAAACGAACACTAAATCGAACCCACATGACGTTTTAAAACCACTAATCGAAAACccccaaaatcgattttgaaCCCTAACTCAAAAACCCCAATTCGATTTCTAATCACCGAGAAACCAACCATAAATCGATAAATCGAACCCACATGGCGTTTTAAAACCACTAATCGAAAACccccaaaatcgattttgaaCCCTAACTCGGAAACCCCAATTCGATTTCCAATCACCGAGAAACCAACCATAAATCGATAAATCGAACCCCGCATGAGGTTTACAACCATAAATCTGAACCCCCGTATCGATTTCGAACCCTAACTCGAAACCACAAAATCTATTTCGAATTCCCGAGATTGAATTCGACCCCAAAAAGCTTCTATCTAACTGTGAATCCACTCGATACTCACCTGAGCTCGTGGATGAGACACTCCATCGTCGATTCGAAGGAGAAAATTGGAGAAATGTCGGCGTCGCACGAGAAATTGCCTCTCGGACCGAAACCCTAGTTTTTTTTCAGAAATGAGAGAAAATGATTTCTCTCCGGTTTCCTCCTCATGAACTCAATAACGCGTCTCCAATGGATGGCTGACACCTGGCGTGAACCCGTTTCATACGGGGTCACTCGTAAGACGCGGGTCGCGGGATTAaacccattttctctttttttttttgcttccggGCCTATGAACCCGAGCCCATGAACCCCtttacaactctcaatggggcTGCTCTTAAGTGGGTTCTTAAGAGGTGGGCTCCACCATTTTCATAAAACCcggctcctcctcctcttctgtaAGAGGCGACTTTGGTTGGGTTTTTGTACTGTTCGCGGATCCCACTGACACATGGAGGCTCgcgatttttaattttttttcttttcaatcagacgaaaaaaaaaaaaaaactaagaaccttTAGCTTTAATCATGTTCTAAGGCCATCTTTATCCCACAAACCCATTAAAAggtttcttaaattattttttttttttactttttgtctaaaaaaagaaatttaattaaaaaacgcACCAATCGCGGACGCCGCGTGTCAATGAAACCGGAGAACAGTGCACAAAACTCAAAACGTCTCTTATTTGGCACACATAAGACatggttttattaattttcgcccaccccccccccccccccccccccctaagATACGCTCGTATGAGAGCGATAATGATGTTTTGACAAATTTCACCAACTagcaatataatattaattttttcattCGCACGTTTTAAACCAGTTAAGTCTCAGGCTCTCAGCCTCCACACAAAAAGTTTGCTCTCTGGCATAATATTTCGTGACAAAATAAGACAAccatacaaatgtataatagtcCCAACATCTTTATTGCGTTTAGTCCATTCAGCAATAGCATCCCCCCCACACCCCCCTCCAATATCCCAAAGGCCAATTGATATAcgtatgtgtgtatatatatatatattattatatttttgtcagAATGTATATAACCATCACAGCTCACTCACAAATAATCATCAAAATACAATAGGGAAGATAAACATGTCGACTACATTTACGATGGTCGGCGGTGAAGGTCCTAACAGTTACCAACAACATTCTAAACATCaggtttttttattaaaattattatacatttaGCAATCATTTCTTTTGAGCTTAATTAGATATTGATTACAAAACATATATGGTTCGTTAGGGAGCATTGCTTGAAGCTTCAAAGGAGAGGATCAACGAAGCCATCTCCACTAAGCTCGACATTGATTTCACTTCAGGTCTCATTAGCGTTGCAGATTTCGGTTGTTCCACTGGACCTAACACTTTCGCCGCCGTACAAACCGTAATAGATGCCGTGGAACACAAGTATCAAAAAGACATTGAGTTCCAAGTTTTCTTCAACGATTCTTCAAACAACGATTTCAACACTCTCTTCAGGACACTTCCTCCTGCTAGAAAATATTTTGCAACTGGAGTTCCAGGGTCTTTCTTTGGTCGTGTTCTTCCTAAGAACAGTTTCCATGTGGGAGTTGCTTCTTTCGCACTCCATTTCGTATCCAAGATTCCTAAGGGAGTTAGAGAGCGCCATTCTCCAGTGTGGAACAAGGACATACATTGCACCGGATTCTCAAAAGAGGTAGCGAACTTGTACCTTGATCAATACAAGATAGACGTGGGGAGTTTATTGAACGCGAGAGCTCAAGAGCTCGTCTCCGGTGGATTGCTATTGTTTCTTGGACATTGTCTACCAAATGGGGTTCAAATGTCCGAAACGGTTAATGGAATCATGATTGATATCATTGGATTTTCTCTTAATGAAATTGCTAAGAAGGTTAAACAAATTTAAACACAAAACTttaattctctctttttttaatctaGTACTAATCAATACTAACATATATGCGGTTTTTGTCTTCTAATAAAAGGGTCTTATTGATCAAGAAAAGCTCGACGCTTTCAAACTGCCTGTCTATCTTGCACACGCGGATGAGTTGAAGCGGATAATCGAGAACAACAAATGTTTCAGGACCGAAGTGTTCGAAAAAATTAGCCATTCAAAGGAAGAATATCAGTTAGACTCGGACTATTTAACGCTCGCATTTAAGGTCACGGTTGGAGGATCTGTCGCTTCATACTTTGGCGAAGATGTAATGGAGAAAACCTATGAGATTGTGAGGGAGAAGACAGAAGAACTACTTCCTCAGATAGCCAACGCCAAACCCGGAATGCAATACCTCATTGTGCTTCGAAAAACCTGATTTCCTGATCAACGTAGATCTATGAGGTGGGATCATTCTGAGACAATGTTTTAccattacaaatttacaatgaTGTCTTTGTGTTCTTTTTTCATGGTGTTGATTCTAATGtccaataaaatattaatatgaataACTATAAGTGATTAGATTCCACCGCAAAAGAATCTAACTATAACTGTTGAATTATGAAACCTAATATCCCaacaaacttttttatttatagaactTAATATCCCTACACTTAATCAATCAAATTCTTTACAGTCAAAACTCATCTTATCTATTAACTGGTCAATATACGGGTCTGGGTATTTGTGATACTGCAGATAAATTGAAAGCTAGGATTAGGAGCAAAGCGGTGGTGAAAACTTTGCCACGAAATGGAATTTAAAAATTTGGCCAAGGAAAATTCTTTGTCTTTTAGTCTAAAAGAGAGTAGCCATTTAGAATGTAGAGAGATACAAGGTTCGCTACAGGTAGCTTTGCTTACAAGAAGACAACAAGAACAGTCTAGAGAtagtaaataaaaacataaccaaGAGTCGATGGTAAGTTTTGTCACAAGTAGAGGGAGCATCCTACTCCAGTCTTTGGCTTCTTGGGGTCATTCTCGGCAACTCCAAGGCTATCTGCTTGGTGGTGTTTTGGCCTGCACATGATGAACTGGCTCTTGCTACAATAAGAGTAATGAATCCTAGCTTGGAAGTCTTTTGTGAGGTTTTCAACAGGATCCTTGACTTGGAAAGTTATGAGAAACATGATCCCAATAGTCCCGTGAAAATTGGCATAAAGAGGCTTGACAAGTTCATATGCTGTCTTGTTTTCCTGATTGTAGTGACCAATTGATTTCTCACAGAGCCTGTTGAGTAGATCAAGATTGGTTTCAGGCTCCTCGACAAATTCATCATCATCGAACTCAACAGGATGGTAATTGTAAAGGCAGCGGGCCTTGGTCCAATCAACATCGAAGCCCTCGCTGGCTTGGATCTGTCCATTAATCAAGTCACATTCTTGCTTAGGTCGTGAGCTGAAGCGCCTTATTTTTCTCGTTCTCAATGACATGATTCGGTCTCACCCAGTCAGGCTCATCAGGTGTTTGCAGCAAAAATACATCTTCCAGATACCAACACCAAGCATCATACATTTTTCACCCATCAACGCTCCTTCCATACGCACCATCGCTCCTCGTGAAACACTAATCTTTGGTCATGCGTTCTCTCCAATTAGGGGCTGCCTAACCCTTATTTTTGGGCCCAAGGAAAATTCTTATCCAAGACACTTTCtgactataatttttttttggtttattccaCCAATGCAGCCAAACCAATTTCCAATGGGAAATTGCcttttaatacataaaaaaaatacaaattcacTATCTAGCCAGAAACACTATCTCTTTTCTCGTTTTTCTTCGTATTTAacttttcattaaaaattttatcaCCTATTTTTGGCTATTTGGAAAATAAGCCTATTTTCAATTAGTACATACCAAAAATGTACAAAAGCATCGCGCAAGATATCGACTAGATGGAAAAAATAAACTTGTATCTACATCTGTAGAAAGAGTacatattgatttttttcttaacacaagaagattagagtaacatataaacaaaaaaaacacagattTGTCCAAGAACGAATATAAAGCCGGGGTGCTTGCTAAATCCCGGAAACTAAGCCACAAGataatttttaatgattttaacaAATGAtccaaacaaaatttattatattcaatatttattgataaacttcaacatcaacaaaaaaccgatgaataggatactttatatttataatcATATCATGCTCCATATAgacatgaaaatataaaagacaATGGTGAATCCACCAACATTTTTTGTTCAAGCATTTGATAGGCAGATTTTTGAATCACATGTCTAACTCATTTGTCCAATGACGTGAAAGAAACAGTTCGATTAAGATTAACTACTTTGACTGAAATTGTGTACTTAATAAGCATATttcataaaactaaaatatatgtaattcaCAAAATTGTGAAATGTGATATTACGTTTTCTTGGGTATATCCTtaattatccaaaattttaagtatggataatttaaaattatctaaaatttgtaaaatttcctcaaaatttattcaaataattCCAATTCGGAAGAGATGATATATCCTATAGTTGATCTTTTACACAAACTTGGTTAATATAGCGGCAGAAAAAAAGATGGAAAAATATACAAAGATCACTAAATATAAGCATGAGAACCTGAAAATCTTCATTTGCTTTTTAAGGAAGTGTTGCCCCTTGTGTATTTCTCATGAACACCcatgtttgtttcacaaaaatattaaagcAATCGTTTGATCATTATCTTTTACAAACGCTTTAtgttaaaacttttttgcaatCTTGTTATGAGGAATCCACACAACATTCACTTCAGTGAATGGAGAAGATCTAGTATGATGAACATGATGGTCTAATGTCACGAGTTAATTATTTTGCTTTGCAACAAGGACTTGTATCAACTTCAAGTATAGGGTATATCCATTCATTAGGTATCAAAACATATTATCCAAATTCACCACCATAATCTGATTTACAATATACATTATGCAActttcttaaataaattttaccacATTGaatattaaatcttttttttactatttgaggagcattgataaaaaataattggtTTCATTTGTTTATTACATGTGTGTCATTTCTTAGGTGTCATCACCACATGCACTCtcacaacatttttttaaaaatcttttctCAACTAGAATAATTACAAACAAATGTCACTggtcattacattatattataagatttttgatcaatattacactcggatttaaaaaaaaaacgggaATTTAACTAAGGTAACATATTATTACCATTCAAAAAGAGACATTATTGTTTGCTCGAAAACTTGAAAGTGGTTCATTTAAATAAGGCAATAAAGTGGTTCATTTaagtgtatatttttatgtttaataacatttagaaaatacttaactttaatttctatatttttattttcattagatatacaaaatatcaaaaaatagtttagactatttataattttgtctaACAAGGTAAGAGTTATGgcatctaaaaaaatcaagacataaaatttataaatatttaaatgtttgatgtgaataataaattaaatttcaaatacaaaataaatcaaaagtaaaaaattattataaaaattatcaataacagaaataaactaacaccaaatcacatcaactaattttggttctctctaccattgttcacttttattttcttcaagtggcatagtgaaatcttcattaaaatctaaaaatcacaaatataaaactgaaaaggaaAAACCTAACTTTTTCTTGTCGGTATATCACTTCTtaattagaaatttagaatataaaacataatctaaaaacataattaacaattaaaaatgaattaaaagttatttattggttcaaccagtggttcaaccggtatcgggTTCCGGGTTCTATTGGGTTTTTGtgggtttttgcgggtttctaaatattgggtttttcacaaaacccaaaccggATTTTTCAGGGTTGccgggtttaccggttcaaccgcgggtccGGGTCGGATTTCAAAACACTGCGTACAACTAAGTTCTTTACGGTTTGAATTGGTTATTTTAGCTTGATATGCcgatttgtaataaaatatcataacatGTATTGCTGTTCATATCTAATCTTGCAACAAGTAAACCATGTTTATCATAATGTTTTGAAAAACTAATATGAGTTTCAAATCGTTTTATGATCTTTTAGATTCAAGTCATCGAAAATCCCTTTTTTTATTCCCAAAACTTAATGcttcaaatttaaaaagaaatataattgaATTAATCACGagatcaaatatattatataaaagaaaaatgagaATTTTAACGTattaaaggaaacaaaattcgaAGAATTGAAATACTTACCTTAATCGATCGGAGAATATTTGTGAAATAAAGTTTGCGTGACCAGAACTTGTATAGTATCACATGGTTTgatccccttttttttttacagtaacGTCGTCATTAAGTGTGTCGCTTATGGTGCACTTGCTCATGTTTTCAATGATTTACGGAATTCTATAGATGCAGACATAGTATTATGTGTTTTACATTGTTGGCAAATTAATTGGAGACAAGGTAATCTATTGTATTTATTGTATATAATAAATCTTTTGGAGCTGATATTATATGTACATCTTGCTAATATTTTTCATCTTTCATAAAAAGGCCGACTTAAGAAGGTTACTAACATTGATGGGTTTTCCAAAATTGTCTTCGACCCCACTGGTATTCCAGAAATTGATGCTTTACGATTGATTTAATACATGCATTcacatattttgttaaataatgtttttaatttctcAAGATGATCTCTTTGCTATTGCTCATAATAGGATTGCAAACGAAGATTTCTGAAGACATTATTGACAGCAGTTattttgtctctatttttcattttcttttgttttctgatacattgttccttttatattttattagactattgcttatgtttcatgtaatcttatatttataatttacctttatgcaaacaaatatacaaattaattttaaagtccatcgcatataaatttatattgacatactaaattttttagttataatccgtacttttttacatatatttttcttactatgactttaacttttattatgtctacatattaaaagttataatagttttaaatcTATTCGCTCCGTGCAGGACGCAGATTATCACCTAGtactatatataaaacaattcacATCGGGCTTAAACGGTTCACATTTTAAAGTCAAGCTTCTCTTCTTTAGGTTCGTACAACTCAATAGAGTTGTTAGAGCATCTGCATCGCGCAGAGACGCGCGTCTCTAAAGGGGGGTTCCACAATTTTGGAATAAACCGTATACAAAGTGTACACAATAAAAAACGTATGATGTGTGTTTTTTGTATTGTTCGCGGGTCTCACCAACATGTGGCAGTCCGCGATTAGTgcgctttttattttttttatttttttattttttaaataaaaaaaaataataataataataataagaaacttTAGCGATGCTCTTATCACCGTGGAAcctaaatgattaaaaaaactgatgaatcaattattacataattaaataaaacattaaactttTGATATTTGGTGTGCTTGGATTTGTTTCGGTGCATGATAGCTTCCTATGTTGATCAAcaccaatattttaaataaataaaatatattgaaattaaaattttgtttactaGTATGAAATCAAAATAAAGCTTACTCATCATAGATTACGAGAGTCgctatttctttttattttttctttttattttttgtttatcttttcacattgtttatttttttcatttactcCAAACGTTACTAGTCATAcgcataattaaatataattaattttgtttttcactATTGGTAACCTCATCGGTTAGAGTATATCTAACCAGAAATACTATTTTAGTGTTAAAATTACATTATTTTAGTGTAATTTCGGCATTAATACGGTAATGCGATTCGATGGCATGCAACACACTATCCCCATATACGATTTGATTGAAATGACACACtgtaaatttacattttttaaaacaataaattcaAGTAAATCTCATTCAAGTTTATTTTACAATTTACAGATAATTATCAGCAGTAGATTCACTTTACCTACCACATCTAATTTGTTTCTGTATTTGATAAGTCCAATCTTGAGTATGGATAGGAACATATcataaatcaaatcaaatttagaaaagtaaatatacattatataaaaaGAGATATGCTATtagatttcattttttataaaatattctctttCCTAGTATTTGGAGAGATATCAAGAAGCCAATTTAAGAaacaaatattcaaaagaaatacaaaatgaATATACAGTTGCCATTTGTTAAGATCTTATCCAAATTAGAGATTTTATTCTTATTTCTTCTTCGAGAGAGTCTTTTCAATTTCGTTTCGAAAACGAAAAAGACgctccaaaaatatatttcaaaaggCGCCTTTCCGAATTTCGCCTCCCCCCCcccctatctctctctacttataaCCTCTCTCTCGCTTCTTCCTTTCAACATCATCAGATCTCGAAAACATACATCACTTCTCTGTATCGATATGGATCGCGGTGAAATCCAACTCCCTTGCGACGCCGATGACGTATGCATGCGATGCAAATCCAAAATCCCGTCGGAAGAGTGCCTCACGTGCAGCACGTGCGTCACCCCGTGGCACGTGTCGTGCCTCCGATCCCGTCCCGCGACCCTCGCCTCCACCCAGTCGTGGGAGTGTCCCGACTGCTCCGGCGACGTCGATCCCGCTCCCGCTCCTGCTTCCGGCTTAGACCCTAGCAACTCGAGCCTAGTGGCGGCGATCCGCGAGATCGAGGCGGACGCGTCTCTGAACGAGGCGCAGAAAGCGAAGAAGAGGCAGCAGCTGGTGAGCGGCAAAGCCGTtgaggaggagaagaaagagGAACAACAGTCAGATGACTTTCTGGTTTCCCTTCGGAAGAACGTCAGCTGCTCTATATGCCTCCAGCTTCCTGAGAGGCCCGTCACCGTACGGATCAAACTCCGTGTTATTCAATTGACTATAGTTAATGTTAAATTTATCCATTGCATGTAACTGACTATGGCTAATGTTGAATTTATATTTCTTGTGAACGATACTTGCATACGCCGTGCGGCCACAATTTCTGCCTCAAGTGTTTTCAGAAATGGGTTGCTGGCAAGAGGAAGCCTACATGCGGGACGTGTCGAGCTTCGATACCTAAGAAGATGAAGGACAATCCAAGAATCAACTCCGTTCTCGTCTCTGCCATCCGTCTTGCCATGGTTTCCAAATCGACTACTGTGTCAACTGCGAAAACTTACCAGTTCATTAGGAATGTGGACCGGCCTGAGAAGGCGTTTACCACCGAGAGGGCTAAGAAGACCGGGAAGGCTAATGCTTGCAGTGGGAGGATTTATGTGACTGTACCGTCTGATCATTTCGGTCCTATTCTGGCGGGGAATGATCCGGACAGGAACCAAGGTGTTTTGGTTGGGGAGTCTTGGGAGGACAGGCAGGAGTGCCGGCAGTGGGGAGCTCATTTCCCGCATGTTGCTGGGATTGGTGGGCAGTCGAGCTATGGAGCTCAGTCTGTTGCGCTCTCTGGAGGTTACAAGGATGACGAGGATCATGGTGAATGGTTTCTCTACACTGGAAGGTTTTCCTTTGATTGATTAAgcctttttctttattttgtgtATCTGTCACTGCTGTTATATGTTATGTTGTGAATGTGTATTGCAGTGGAGGAAGAGATCTGACAGGGAACAAGAGAACCAATAAAGATCAGGCGTTTGATCAGCAGTTTACAAAGTCAAATGCAGCTCTGAGGATCAGTTGCAAAATGGGATATCCTGTGAGAGTTGTTAGGTTAGTCCTTTCTTACTTTCTGCAGTCTTTCGTTTTCAATGATACTATGTGCAGATAGTTGTCTTAGTGCTTCGGTTTTTTTACAAATGATCAGGTCTCACAAGGAGAAGCGTTCTGCTTATGCCCCTGCGGAGaaaagtgtaagatatgatGGAGTGTACAGGATTGAGAAGTGCTGGAGAAAAGTTGGAATACAGGTTTGGTTATTATGGGCTAAGAATCCTAATTGTTCACTTTTATTCAgagtttgattttattttttttctgacgTACTCTGCCTGTGTTTTCTATAGGGCAAGAGGGTCTGCCGTTACCTTTTTGTCAGAGTTGACAACGAACCAGCTCCATGGACCAGGTTTGATCTATTTCTTGTTGTTAAACCTcccttttttttgtattttctagtTATGCTCTCAACATTGAGTTATACTGCAGTGATGAGCATGGTGATCGTCCAAGACCTTTGCCTTCTATCCCAGAGCTCAAGAAGGCCACCGATATGTTTGTGAGAACGGAAAGCCCATCATGGGATTTTGATGTAAGCACAGCACAtcctctcttttctttcttgtaaaAAACAGCGATGGTAACAGTTGTGAGTGTGTATAACACTGATGATCTGATACATTTACTTGTATCAGGAATCTGATGGTCGTTGGAAGTGGATGAAGTCTCCACCTGCTAGCAGAAAGGCGATTGCTGCTTTGGATCCTGCAGCGAGGAAAGCCATGAAAGGGGGAGGAAACAAAAGGGACAAATTTCTCAAAGGTCTGTGCAGCTCATTCCTTTGCTGTTGATGTTAGATAGGAGGCTCACATCTGAACTGTCTTGTCTGTTTTTTCTTACTTGGTTTGACTCAGAATTTGGCTGCCAAATCTGTCGGAAAGTGATGAGCTCCCCTGTGACAACGCCCTGCGCTCACAACTTCTGCAAGGAATGCTTAACTGGGAAATTTGCTGGGATAACTCAAGTGAGGCAGAGAAGCAGAGGTGGGCGCACTCTACG
The window above is part of the Brassica napus cultivar Da-Ae chromosome C8, Da-Ae, whole genome shotgun sequence genome. Proteins encoded here:
- the LOC106416328 gene encoding E3 ubiquitin-protein ligase ORTHRUS 2-like isoform X2; amino-acid sequence: MDRGEIQLPCDADDVCMRCKSKIPSEECLTCSTCVTPWHVSCLRSRPATLASTQSWECPDCSGDVDPAPAPASGLDPSNSSLVAAIREIEADASLNEAQKAKKRQQLVSGKAVEEEKKEEQQSDDFLVSLRKNVSCSICLQLPERPVTCFQKWVAGKRKPTCGTCRASIPKKMKDNPRINSVLVSAIRLAMVSKSTTVSTAKTYQFIRNVDRPEKAFTTERAKKTGKANACSGRIYVTVPSDHFGPILAGNDPDRNQGVLVGESWEDRQECRQWGAHFPHVAGIGGQSSYGAQSVALSGGYKDDEDHGEWFLYTGSGGRDLTGNKRTNKDQAFDQQFTKSNAALRISCKMGYPVRVVRSHKEKRSAYAPAEKSVRYDGVYRIEKCWRKVGIQGKRVCRYLFVRVDNEPAPWTSDEHGDRPRPLPSIPELKKATDMFVRTESPSWDFDESDGRWKWMKSPPASRKAIAALDPAARKAMKGGGNKRDKFLKEFGCQICRKVMSSPVTTPCAHNFCKECLTGKFAGITQVRQRSRGGRTLRAQKNVMKCPCCPNDISDFLQNPQVNRELMDVIEEVKKKKELEERQDEENSENSAEGGNTGSEEEEEEEEEEEGEEEEEEDEEEEESDVHVSEDEPAAKKIKLSA
- the LOC106413711 gene encoding farnesoic acid carboxyl-O-methyltransferase-like; protein product: MCVYIYILLYFCQNVYNHHSSLTNNHQNTIGKINMSTTFTMVGGEGPNSYQQHSKHQGALLEASKERINEAISTKLDIDFTSGLISVADFGCSTGPNTFAAVQTVIDAVEHKYQKDIEFQVFFNDSSNNDFNTLFRTLPPARKYFATGVPGSFFGRVLPKNSFHVGVASFALHFVSKIPKGVRERHSPVWNKDIHCTGFSKEVANLYLDQYKIDVGSLLNARAQELVSGGLLLFLGHCLPNGVQMSETVNGIMIDIIGFSLNEIAKKGLIDQEKLDAFKLPVYLAHADELKRIIENNKCFRTEVFEKISHSKEEYQLDSDYLTLAFKVTVGGSVASYFGEDVMEKTYEIVREKTEELLPQIANAKPGMQYLIVLRKT
- the LOC106414526 gene encoding uncharacterized protein LOC106414526; the protein is MSLRTRKIRRFSSRPKQECDLINGQIQASEGFDVDWTKARCLYNYHPVEFDDDEFVEEPETNLDLLNRLCEKSIGHYNQENKTAYELVKPLYANFHGTIGIMFLITFQVKDPVENLTKDFQARIHYSYCSKSQFIMCRPKHHQADSLGVAENDPKKPKTGVGCSLYL
- the LOC106416328 gene encoding E3 ubiquitin-protein ligase ORTHRUS 2-like isoform X1, producing MDRGEIQLPCDADDVCMRCKSKIPSEECLTCSTCVTPWHVSCLRSRPATLASTQSWECPDCSGDVDPAPAPASGLDPSNSSLVAAIREIEADASLNEAQKAKKRQQLVSGKAVEEEKKEEQQSDDFLVSLRKNVSCSICLQLPERPVTTPCGHNFCLKCFQKWVAGKRKPTCGTCRASIPKKMKDNPRINSVLVSAIRLAMVSKSTTVSTAKTYQFIRNVDRPEKAFTTERAKKTGKANACSGRIYVTVPSDHFGPILAGNDPDRNQGVLVGESWEDRQECRQWGAHFPHVAGIGGQSSYGAQSVALSGGYKDDEDHGEWFLYTGSGGRDLTGNKRTNKDQAFDQQFTKSNAALRISCKMGYPVRVVRSHKEKRSAYAPAEKSVRYDGVYRIEKCWRKVGIQGKRVCRYLFVRVDNEPAPWTSDEHGDRPRPLPSIPELKKATDMFVRTESPSWDFDESDGRWKWMKSPPASRKAIAALDPAARKAMKGGGNKRDKFLKEFGCQICRKVMSSPVTTPCAHNFCKECLTGKFAGITQVRQRSRGGRTLRAQKNVMKCPCCPNDISDFLQNPQVNRELMDVIEEVKKKKELEERQDEENSENSAEGGNTGSEEEEEEEEEEEGEEEEEEDEEEEESDVHVSEDEPAAKKIKLSA